A single window of Pedosphaera parvula Ellin514 DNA harbors:
- a CDS encoding Gfo/Idh/MocA family protein, with amino-acid sequence MSSPIFDSKVTRRKFLGFAGAALAFPTIIPGRALGLENSPAPSQRINLGLVGCGNMGTANSKAFLGLKDCQVVAACDVDKQHLKKMVNLVNKHYQNKDCKAYHDFRELMARTDIDAVMLAVPDHWHELVAVEAARHKKDIYGEKPLGRTIAEQQAMVKAVQENKRIWQTGSWQRSEANFHKAAEIVRNGLIGDVTRIEVGLPGGNNNSGNAAESMTPSDPPSDLDYDAWIGPSQMMPYIQGRVHRNWRWNYNTGGGQLMDWVGHHCDIAHWGCDFDNSGPSEIEGHGEFPPKDAVWNTCTKYRIELRYPRNITMIMAGGYEDIRSGVKWIGTKGWVWVNRGAFEASNEDWRDYKNLPEEMRKVKLYVSTDHRQNFLDCIKSRKATITPVETAHHSAIPGHLGLISMLVGRKLKWDVQTECIQGDPEASQLLTRPFRSPWKLG; translated from the coding sequence ATGAGCAGTCCCATTTTTGATTCGAAGGTCACGCGTCGCAAGTTTCTTGGTTTTGCAGGTGCGGCTCTGGCCTTCCCCACGATTATCCCCGGTCGCGCACTCGGTCTGGAGAACAGTCCAGCCCCTTCCCAACGCATCAATTTGGGGCTGGTCGGTTGCGGCAACATGGGCACCGCGAACTCCAAAGCCTTTCTTGGTCTGAAAGACTGCCAGGTCGTCGCGGCCTGTGATGTTGACAAGCAACACCTGAAAAAAATGGTGAATCTTGTCAACAAGCATTACCAGAACAAGGACTGCAAAGCTTATCACGATTTCCGCGAACTGATGGCCCGAACGGACATTGATGCCGTCATGCTCGCCGTGCCGGATCACTGGCATGAGCTGGTCGCAGTGGAAGCCGCCCGTCACAAAAAGGACATTTACGGCGAGAAACCCCTCGGTCGCACCATTGCTGAGCAACAGGCCATGGTCAAGGCGGTCCAGGAAAACAAGCGTATCTGGCAAACCGGTTCATGGCAGCGTTCCGAAGCAAATTTTCACAAAGCTGCTGAGATCGTGCGCAACGGCCTCATTGGCGACGTCACCCGCATCGAAGTAGGCCTCCCCGGTGGAAACAATAATTCCGGGAACGCCGCCGAGTCCATGACCCCCAGCGATCCTCCGTCCGATCTGGATTATGATGCCTGGATCGGTCCCTCGCAGATGATGCCTTATATCCAAGGCCGGGTTCACCGCAATTGGCGCTGGAATTATAACACTGGAGGCGGCCAGTTGATGGACTGGGTCGGCCATCATTGTGACATCGCCCATTGGGGATGCGACTTTGACAACTCCGGCCCGTCTGAGATCGAAGGCCACGGCGAGTTCCCGCCCAAGGATGCCGTCTGGAACACCTGCACCAAATACCGCATCGAGTTGCGTTACCCGCGAAACATCACGATGATCATGGCTGGTGGATACGAAGACATCCGCAGCGGCGTTAAATGGATCGGGACAAAAGGTTGGGTTTGGGTCAACCGGGGCGCCTTTGAAGCTTCCAACGAAGACTGGCGCGACTACAAAAACCTGCCGGAAGAAATGCGCAAGGTGAAACTCTACGTCTCCACCGACCACCGTCAGAATTTCCTCGACTGCATCAAATCCCGTAAAGCAACGATCACCCCTGTCGAGACCGCTCATCACTCCGCCATTCCCGGCCACCTCGGATTGATCTCCATGCTTGTTGGCCGCAAGCTCAAATGGGACGTCCAAACCGAGTGCATCCAAGGCGACCCCGAAGCCAGCCAATTGCTCACCCGCCCTTTCCGTTCCCCTTGGAAACTTGGCTGA
- a CDS encoding sensor histidine kinase, with translation MIRFIRRLFSRTGQNSELWPVVLLLFAVVVPAVCLVWFMNAAMKNERLAARQKLADSYRAQLSSIQMQLERHWEEKLDELEKLARTTSPAAAFARCIQSGFSDSVLIANEQGDIVYPNSPSPVAAGEAGPKWAEANHSEYVQKDFGAAASLYRALARDATNTHLAARALQAEARCLVSAGRKEEAIRLVKDMFAQERYCNAADPQGRLIAANAELMALELGADDVIAQRLKQRLMDYDNRVLAAPQRRFLMKELRRLRPDMEFPTLAAEELAAQSLPTNLWKFTTANRRVVALMRFDKLQSHLRTVTDAPVSLAPPGTEHDAAFVSVPAGARLAGARLIIPLGHPIEQPTHIYLWTGMLVLAAMGVLTLFAIRLLRRQAALARMKNDLAATVSHELKTPLSSIRVLVDTLLDAEKLDEGTAREYLQLIARENERLSRLIQHFLTFSRMERNKQAFHVMPLAVRPIIDIAVEAMPGGRLELQVPSDLPRVMADADAVATALINLLDNACKYSETGRHVVLRAEARNGSVLFSVQDHGIGIAARETKKIFDPFYQVDQRLSRKGGGCGLGLSIVQSIVRAHDGCVSVESEPGRGSTFTITLPTAKESADA, from the coding sequence GTGATCCGGTTCATTAGAAGATTATTCAGTCGCACCGGCCAGAACAGCGAACTCTGGCCGGTGGTGCTGTTATTGTTTGCCGTGGTGGTACCGGCGGTGTGTTTGGTGTGGTTCATGAACGCCGCGATGAAGAATGAACGCCTGGCGGCGCGCCAGAAGTTGGCCGACAGTTATCGCGCGCAGCTTTCCTCCATCCAGATGCAACTCGAGCGCCATTGGGAGGAAAAGTTGGACGAACTGGAGAAACTGGCGCGAACAACGTCTCCGGCAGCGGCCTTTGCCAGATGCATCCAATCCGGCTTTTCGGACAGCGTGCTCATTGCCAATGAACAAGGCGATATTGTGTACCCCAATTCGCCGTCGCCTGTAGCTGCCGGCGAAGCAGGCCCAAAGTGGGCGGAGGCGAATCACAGCGAATATGTTCAAAAGGACTTCGGCGCGGCAGCGAGTCTGTATCGTGCCCTGGCCAGGGACGCGACTAACACGCACCTGGCGGCCCGGGCGTTGCAGGCCGAAGCTCGATGCCTGGTGAGTGCCGGGCGAAAGGAAGAGGCGATTCGACTCGTGAAGGACATGTTTGCCCAGGAACGGTACTGTAATGCGGCCGATCCGCAGGGACGGCTGATTGCGGCAAACGCCGAATTGATGGCGTTGGAACTTGGGGCCGATGACGTGATAGCGCAGCGATTGAAGCAGCGGCTGATGGATTACGACAATCGGGTGCTGGCTGCGCCGCAGCGGCGCTTTTTGATGAAGGAATTGCGGAGGCTGCGTCCCGATATGGAATTCCCGACGTTGGCGGCTGAAGAATTGGCTGCACAGAGCTTGCCAACAAATCTGTGGAAGTTTACAACTGCCAATCGTCGCGTCGTGGCGTTGATGCGATTCGATAAACTGCAATCGCACTTGCGGACGGTTACCGATGCGCCCGTTTCACTCGCCCCGCCGGGAACTGAGCATGATGCCGCATTCGTTTCGGTGCCTGCGGGAGCGCGATTGGCCGGGGCGCGGTTGATCATTCCGCTTGGTCATCCGATTGAGCAGCCCACGCATATTTATTTGTGGACGGGCATGTTGGTGTTGGCGGCGATGGGTGTGCTGACGCTGTTTGCGATCCGCCTGCTGCGCCGGCAGGCTGCCCTGGCTCGAATGAAGAACGACCTCGCAGCCACTGTTTCGCATGAGCTTAAAACGCCGTTGTCCTCGATACGCGTGCTGGTGGATACGTTGCTGGACGCCGAGAAGTTGGACGAAGGCACAGCCCGGGAATATCTTCAACTCATTGCACGGGAAAATGAGCGGCTCAGCCGCCTGATCCAGCATTTTTTGACCTTCTCTCGCATGGAGCGAAACAAGCAGGCCTTTCACGTCATGCCACTGGCGGTGCGCCCGATCATCGACATTGCCGTCGAAGCCATGCCCGGCGGCCGGCTGGAATTGCAAGTGCCATCTGATCTCCCGCGCGTCATGGCCGATGCGGACGCGGTGGCCACGGCCCTCATTAACCTACTCGATAATGCCTGCAAATATTCCGAAACTGGCCGGCATGTTGTCCTACGCGCCGAGGCGAGGAATGGCAGCGTTTTGTTTTCAGTCCAGGATCACGGAATCGGGATCGCTGCTCGCGAGACGAAGAAGATTTTCGATCCGTTCTATCAAGTCGATCAGCGCCTTTCCCGCAAAGGCGGCGGCTGCGGTCTGGGATTGAGCATCGTGCAATCGATCGTCCGCGCGCATGACGGCTGCGTATCAGTCGAAAGCGAGCCCGGGCGCGGCAGCACGTTCACTATTACCCTGCCGACCGCGAAGGAGTCCGCCGATGCATAA
- a CDS encoding S41 family peptidase, which produces MKTKLLLALGLVAFLGMASAGAASADELLEKGIYTEETKGELETASQIYEQIVEDAKADRSLVAQAQLRLGLCQLKLGNRPKAISALERLTQEFPDKDKLLALVDDQMPALLEELVKQIEQNYIQEVDRSELVETAIRAIIGKLDARGGFLRVGDMEFLGTNAVAEMNVNLEQQIAGVGATLKVDEATGEIVITAPLRHSPAWKAGIKPGDRIVQIDGVKVPDEEKLAGAVKRIRGPVGTVVRLTVKRLDQSLEFKLTRDNVRLSSVKGDHYKTDDTWNFILDAEHKLGYVKLTYVGKQSPQEMEAALKGLQAGGIKGLILDLRNNPGGSLSEAIAIADQFVESGTIVTVKGRSGEKAYEAKREGTYGGFPMVLLVNRHTASAAEIIAACLQDHQRAVVVGERTYGQAIVRALFPLKSGVGSLKLPVSAYYRPSGKNVNRFPGFTDADDWGVKPDEGYEIIFTDDELKQYEKAHNEENPSEASKAEFRDRQLEKALAYLRAQP; this is translated from the coding sequence ATGAAAACAAAATTACTGTTGGCCTTGGGTTTGGTGGCTTTTCTGGGGATGGCGTCGGCAGGGGCGGCATCCGCGGACGAACTGTTGGAGAAGGGCATCTACACGGAGGAAACCAAAGGCGAGTTGGAGACGGCAAGCCAGATTTATGAGCAGATTGTCGAGGATGCGAAGGCGGACCGGAGCTTGGTGGCGCAGGCGCAGTTGCGGCTGGGATTGTGCCAGTTGAAGTTGGGGAACCGGCCCAAGGCAATCTCGGCGCTGGAACGGCTCACGCAGGAATTTCCGGACAAGGACAAATTGCTGGCGCTGGTGGACGATCAGATGCCGGCATTGCTCGAGGAATTGGTAAAGCAGATCGAGCAAAATTACATCCAGGAAGTGGATCGCAGCGAATTGGTGGAGACGGCCATCCGGGCGATCATTGGCAAGCTCGATGCGCGCGGAGGCTTTTTGCGGGTTGGCGACATGGAGTTCCTGGGCACCAACGCGGTGGCGGAGATGAATGTAAATCTGGAGCAGCAGATTGCAGGGGTGGGTGCGACGTTGAAAGTCGATGAGGCGACGGGAGAAATCGTAATCACCGCGCCGTTGCGACATTCGCCGGCATGGAAGGCTGGCATCAAACCTGGGGATCGCATCGTGCAGATCGATGGTGTGAAGGTGCCGGACGAGGAGAAGCTTGCGGGAGCCGTAAAACGAATTCGAGGCCCAGTGGGCACAGTGGTTCGGCTGACGGTCAAACGTTTGGACCAATCCCTCGAGTTCAAGCTCACGCGAGATAACGTTCGTTTGTCCAGTGTCAAAGGCGATCATTACAAAACCGACGATACCTGGAATTTCATACTGGATGCGGAGCACAAGCTCGGCTATGTGAAGTTGACTTACGTTGGCAAGCAAAGCCCGCAGGAAATGGAAGCCGCGCTGAAAGGGCTCCAGGCCGGAGGCATCAAAGGGCTGATTCTTGATTTGCGGAACAATCCTGGTGGCAGTTTGTCGGAGGCGATCGCCATTGCGGACCAGTTTGTTGAAAGCGGGACTATTGTGACCGTGAAAGGGCGTTCGGGGGAAAAGGCTTATGAGGCGAAAAGGGAAGGCACTTATGGCGGCTTTCCGATGGTGTTGCTGGTGAATCGCCACACGGCTTCTGCCGCCGAGATTATTGCGGCCTGCTTGCAGGATCATCAGCGGGCGGTGGTTGTCGGCGAGCGGACTTATGGTCAGGCGATTGTGCGCGCACTTTTTCCGTTGAAGAGCGGCGTGGGGTCATTGAAGCTTCCCGTATCGGCTTATTATCGGCCGAGCGGAAAAAATGTGAATCGCTTTCCGGGATTTACAGATGCCGACGATTGGGGCGTGAAGCCGGATGAAGGTTATGAAATCATCTTCACCGATGACGAATTGAAGCAATACGAAAAAGCCCACAACGAGGAGAATCCGTCGGAGGCGTCCAAGGCCGAATTCCGTGATCGTCAGCTGGAAAAAGCGCTGGCTTATCTGCGCGCACAACCGTGA
- a CDS encoding LamG-like jellyroll fold domain-containing protein, whose translation MIRRTLLLVGLAILTAIGCYYTFSTGKSKHPVEAAHAPAAPAVTPTGVAKPPVAQLTSVVAASTNSAVSGQVKSRELDPALNPYAAALHGPGKSKRAWDANFLKSLGHPQSGEPIRFELTEGRMASGTIQITQYRDGELTYVSGELAEPEKGKFFFLTPPAEGKAGKAVGVVELPASQTAYRIEPTGINGEPELWQRRMDEVLCQAMPLAEDTGSTNEVANMPPLRPDLDPLLYVPSYNSNIVSLQSYPGSPAVLLLDFFGGYTITWGGAAYPKPSVSNAQIKDLWKRVAEDYMAFNINVTTDLRVYQNAPATSRQRCVFTPSTPAIGPGAAGVAYIGSWNWGSDTVCWSIYTTGKNGGEVGAHEPGHTLGLSHMGTNIGTNHTEYYTGQGAAPTGWCPIMGAGYYQPVTTFSKGDYANPSNTQDQENMITTQNNNVSYRPDDTGSTLATSRYLEIYSDLTASAEGVIEKQDDTDAFQFTTTGGQINLTASPVGDWADLAVMATLADATDTIIASNNPQTVLSATINTNLPAGTYTFRVTGAGRNNPLVDGFSSYASKGYYSIAGSVGGGYLPTRLSVMEHSANGTVVGIVAANNTNDALIYTIVSGNTSNTFSINANGIMTVANSATLDYARLATNTMYAVQFELFVNIADQTDPTQTEVSRRVVIAVQNSAVNNPIALTGFNASVIAPYTATLASKKATAFDIPNNIAFYEAGLNGNAQVSGSGGNQGLPGSGTILSPNDGTVFQLGPYGKTNVLMLGSPYPTTRTLTFLNPQAYNSLSILASSANGGGLGTFVITFTNGSTSQVLNYNAQDWFNNTGNVGIQGFGRLQLNSGLFTEDNGSANPNLYQTTIDLSVLGLNQAVASIAFTKPAAAGSSGIFAVSGVPMPAQVSIAKQPVSVTNQTAGASSIFTTAAMGTPPLGYQWYSGTPGSETLLPGQNGNSLTVTPVQVNQITNYYVVVTNSSSAATSSVATLTVYRSPVIVQQPGPTNSTLFTGGKISFSLGVTASTPVTYSLALNGANISSSASSTFNLNNLQAANAGNYTLIAQNSFGSVTSRVVSVTVQAAPTNPFWQNVLANNPMGYWRLDEKTGTIAHDYVAGNNGTFNSVTLNQPGNNTLDTHTAVKFGPAINSYVGGIPIDFSTTNNPAFSVEAWVKGAAQSTDAGIVTRGTGSGGEQFNLDTGGTSHAFRFFVRDGASSTARLASGNVVLNNAWHHVVGVCDEPNGIVVLYVDGVSNAAGTIPSGSGLKSSANAMTIGSRQSGTTAYDSQFNGSIEEVAVYNYALSAAQVQAHFGAVTNRSPSFLVNPFTVAGVTAGQNYSVNMATNASDPNADTMTFSKLSGPGWLTLAGNGLLSGMPVSGDVGTNVFLVKVADPAGAFNTATMNLVVAAAPLITSTMGLQGSNVVLNWTGGIPPYRVLVATNLTVPISWQNFGAPVSGNSLSLTPSNDAAFYQIQGQ comes from the coding sequence GCCTCGGACATCCGCAGTCGGGCGAGCCGATTCGTTTTGAGTTGACCGAAGGGCGCATGGCTTCGGGCACGATCCAAATCACCCAGTATCGTGATGGCGAGTTGACTTATGTTTCCGGTGAACTCGCGGAGCCGGAGAAAGGCAAGTTCTTCTTTTTGACACCGCCAGCGGAGGGGAAGGCGGGCAAGGCGGTGGGAGTCGTTGAGTTGCCAGCGAGCCAGACGGCGTATCGCATCGAGCCGACGGGAATAAATGGTGAACCGGAGTTGTGGCAGCGGCGGATGGATGAGGTGCTGTGTCAAGCGATGCCATTGGCGGAGGACACGGGCAGCACCAATGAAGTTGCAAACATGCCGCCATTGCGACCTGATCTTGACCCATTATTGTATGTCCCTTCTTACAACAGCAACATTGTCTCGCTGCAAAGTTACCCGGGATCGCCAGCAGTATTATTATTGGATTTCTTCGGTGGTTATACAATTACGTGGGGTGGGGCGGCTTATCCGAAGCCCAGCGTGAGCAACGCGCAGATCAAGGATTTGTGGAAACGGGTGGCGGAGGATTACATGGCGTTCAACATCAATGTGACCACGGATCTCCGTGTATACCAAAATGCGCCTGCCACGAGCCGTCAGCGCTGTGTGTTCACGCCATCAACCCCGGCAATCGGTCCCGGAGCAGCTGGCGTGGCTTACATCGGTTCCTGGAACTGGGGAAGTGATACTGTTTGTTGGTCGATCTATACGACCGGTAAGAACGGGGGAGAGGTGGGAGCACACGAGCCGGGACATACGCTTGGCTTAAGCCATATGGGCACAAATATTGGCACGAATCATACCGAGTATTATACCGGACAAGGGGCCGCGCCGACCGGTTGGTGCCCGATCATGGGTGCAGGTTATTATCAGCCGGTGACCACTTTCTCCAAGGGTGACTACGCCAATCCGAGCAATACGCAGGATCAGGAAAACATGATCACGACCCAGAACAACAATGTGAGCTATCGCCCGGATGATACCGGGAGCACTTTGGCGACCTCACGCTATTTGGAAATTTATTCGGATCTCACTGCTTCGGCGGAAGGGGTGATAGAAAAGCAGGATGACACGGATGCGTTTCAATTTACGACCACGGGCGGCCAGATAAATCTGACAGCCAGCCCCGTGGGGGATTGGGCTGACCTGGCGGTGATGGCCACACTGGCAGATGCGACCGATACAATCATTGCGAGTAACAATCCACAAACGGTTTTATCGGCAACCATCAACACTAATCTGCCGGCGGGAACCTATACATTTCGTGTTACCGGGGCGGGACGCAACAACCCTTTGGTGGATGGCTTCAGTTCCTATGCGAGCAAGGGTTACTACTCGATTGCAGGTTCTGTGGGAGGTGGTTACCTACCGACGCGATTGAGTGTGATGGAACATTCGGCAAATGGCACGGTGGTGGGAATAGTCGCCGCCAATAATACGAATGATGCTCTTATCTACACCATTGTTTCCGGAAATACGAGTAACACCTTCTCAATCAATGCCAATGGCATCATGACCGTGGCCAACAGCGCAACCCTTGATTATGCCCGGCTGGCAACCAATACGATGTATGCGGTTCAGTTTGAGTTATTCGTGAACATCGCCGACCAGACCGATCCCACGCAAACGGAGGTGAGTCGGCGTGTAGTCATCGCAGTGCAGAATTCCGCGGTGAATAATCCAATCGCGTTAACCGGTTTCAATGCCAGTGTCATTGCTCCCTACACCGCCACGCTAGCCAGCAAGAAGGCGACTGCGTTCGACATTCCCAACAACATTGCTTTTTATGAAGCCGGTCTGAACGGCAACGCGCAAGTTTCCGGGAGCGGAGGCAATCAAGGGCTGCCAGGAAGCGGAACGATACTAAGTCCGAACGATGGCACCGTTTTTCAACTGGGGCCGTATGGAAAGACGAACGTGCTGATGCTGGGAAGTCCTTATCCCACCACGAGAACCCTGACATTTCTGAATCCGCAGGCGTACAATTCACTTTCAATTCTTGCGTCCTCGGCCAACGGTGGCGGCCTTGGCACATTCGTTATCACTTTCACAAACGGGTCGACGAGCCAAGTGCTGAATTACAACGCCCAGGATTGGTTTAACAATACCGGCAATGTCGGCATACAAGGCTTTGGCAGATTGCAACTGAATAGCGGACTTTTCACCGAGGATAACGGCAGCGCAAATCCGAATTTGTATCAAACCACCATTGATCTCTCGGTGTTGGGATTGAACCAGGCGGTAGCGTCCATTGCTTTCACGAAGCCAGCGGCAGCTGGCAGTTCGGGAATCTTCGCGGTGAGTGGCGTGCCGATGCCGGCGCAGGTGAGTATCGCGAAGCAACCGGTTTCAGTCACCAACCAGACGGCCGGTGCGAGTTCGATTTTCACAACAGCGGCGATGGGGACTCCGCCTTTGGGTTATCAATGGTATAGCGGAACCCCGGGAAGTGAAACGCTCCTGCCGGGGCAGAATGGCAATAGCCTGACGGTGACACCAGTGCAGGTGAACCAGATCACCAATTACTATGTGGTGGTGACGAACAGCAGCAGTGCCGCGACAAGTTCCGTGGCCACGCTGACGGTGTACCGCAGTCCGGTGATTGTGCAACAGCCGGGGCCAACGAATTCCACATTATTCACCGGAGGCAAGATCAGTTTTTCACTGGGAGTCACCGCCTCGACGCCGGTCACATACTCATTGGCATTGAATGGAGCGAACATTTCCAGTTCGGCAAGTTCCACCTTCAATTTGAACAACCTGCAGGCGGCCAACGCAGGCAATTATACACTGATCGCGCAGAATTCGTTTGGAAGCGTCACGAGCCGGGTTGTATCAGTCACGGTGCAAGCCGCGCCGACAAATCCGTTTTGGCAAAATGTGTTGGCAAATAATCCCATGGGTTATTGGCGTTTGGACGAGAAGACGGGGACGATTGCGCATGACTATGTGGCCGGCAATAATGGGACCTTTAACAGCGTAACGCTCAATCAGCCGGGTAATAATACATTGGATACTCATACGGCGGTGAAGTTTGGCCCGGCCATCAACAGTTATGTGGGGGGCATACCGATTGATTTTTCCACGACCAATAACCCGGCATTCTCAGTGGAGGCCTGGGTGAAAGGGGCAGCGCAGTCAACGGATGCGGGCATTGTGACCAGGGGAACCGGGTCAGGTGGCGAGCAATTCAATCTCGATACCGGAGGAACAAGCCATGCCTTCCGGTTCTTCGTGCGTGACGGCGCAAGCAGCACGGCGCGTCTGGCGAGCGGCAACGTGGTGCTGAATAATGCGTGGCATCACGTAGTGGGCGTTTGCGATGAGCCGAATGGGATAGTGGTGCTTTACGTGGACGGTGTTTCGAATGCAGCGGGCACGATTCCCAGTGGCAGCGGACTCAAGAGTTCGGCGAATGCGATGACCATCGGTTCGCGTCAATCCGGCACCACGGCTTATGACAGCCAGTTTAACGGCAGCATTGAGGAAGTGGCGGTTTATAATTATGCCTTGAGTGCGGCGCAGGTGCAGGCGCACTTCGGTGCGGTGACGAATCGTTCGCCGAGCTTCCTGGTCAATCCATTTACCGTGGCTGGAGTTACTGCCGGGCAGAATTATTCCGTGAACATGGCGACCAACGCGAGCGATCCGAATGCGGATACGATGACCTTCTCCAAGCTCAGCGGACCGGGTTGGTTGACTCTGGCGGGCAACGGGCTGTTGTCAGGAATGCCGGTCTCAGGCGATGTTGGTACTAACGTGTTTCTGGTGAAAGTAGCCGACCCGGCAGGAGCATTCAATACGGCAACGATGAATCTGGTGGTGGCTGCTGCGCCGCTGATCACCTCGACGATGGGCTTGCAGGGATCCAATGTGGTCCTGAACTGGACGGGCGGGATTCCGCCGTACCGGGTGCTGGTGGCGACGAACCTGACCGTTCCAATCAGCTGGCAAAATTTTGGTGCGCCGGTGAGCGGGAACAGCCTGTCCCTCACGCCGAGTAATGATGCGGCATTTTATCAGATTCAGGGGCAATAA
- a CDS encoding 3-keto-disaccharide hydrolase produces the protein MAETPATTISKTKTPIYMTPLTRRTFLKACGIAGVGLCQPAWAAEQSSTQLFDGQSLKGWHKPPQKIGHGTGGHWWVENGVLQGEQDPPGSGNGGMLLSDEKFGDFELQLDMNPDYGPDTGVFFRCTDKGEGFQYYVDYHEGGNVGHLRGEMDRSFAMKPFQIFAERGPDGEPKSFTTKTDPRAKKWPKGVYEYSCTPEEWLKAWKINNWNTARIRCVGKYPQITTWVNDLKVCHWNGETCPLPEYDKEHVLQTLGREGHIGLQIHGGKGWPVGKVCRWRNISIKRL, from the coding sequence TTGGCTGAAACGCCAGCAACCACAATCTCGAAAACAAAAACGCCAATTTATATGACACCCCTAACTAGACGCACATTCCTTAAAGCCTGCGGCATCGCAGGCGTCGGTCTATGCCAACCGGCATGGGCCGCAGAACAAAGCTCCACACAATTATTTGATGGCCAGTCACTCAAAGGCTGGCACAAGCCACCCCAAAAAATCGGCCACGGTACCGGCGGCCACTGGTGGGTGGAAAATGGCGTGCTTCAGGGCGAACAAGATCCTCCCGGCTCCGGAAACGGCGGCATGCTCCTGAGCGATGAGAAATTCGGCGACTTTGAACTGCAACTCGACATGAACCCCGACTACGGCCCGGACACCGGCGTGTTCTTCCGCTGCACTGACAAAGGCGAAGGCTTCCAGTATTACGTCGACTATCACGAAGGCGGAAACGTCGGCCATTTGCGCGGCGAAATGGACCGCTCGTTTGCTATGAAACCCTTCCAAATTTTCGCAGAACGCGGCCCCGACGGCGAGCCGAAGAGCTTCACCACAAAAACCGATCCCCGCGCAAAGAAATGGCCCAAGGGCGTCTACGAATATTCCTGCACTCCGGAAGAGTGGCTCAAAGCCTGGAAAATAAACAACTGGAACACCGCCCGCATTCGCTGCGTCGGCAAATATCCGCAGATCACCACCTGGGTCAACGACCTGAAAGTCTGTCACTGGAACGGCGAAACCTGTCCCCTGCCCGAGTATGACAAGGAACACGTCCTCCAAACTCTCGGTCGTGAAGGCCACATCGGCCTGCAAATCCACGGCGGAAAAGGTTGGCCCGTCGGCAAAGTCTGCCGCTGGCGCAATATCTCCATCAAACGCCTTTGA